Sequence from the Bacillus tuaregi genome:
CAAAAACTAGAGGAACAGACAAGCCATGACATTACGTCTGGTCAATTAAGGACCATACTGTTTAATAAAAATATGGCAGAAACAGGAATTTCTTCTTTTCTGGATACAATGCAACGAGATAGTAGTATCGGTTCTTTAATTTTTTTGGCCATTACTGATAATGCTGAGGAGACGATTAACAATACAAACTATGAAGAATATCCCGAAATGGGATCCTATATTTATCAACTATTGGATAAACACGAAAAGAAAGAAATGTTAGTCAACTCCAACTTACATGATTTTATAACCACACAATATGAAATTGGTATCGATCCTACCCTACCCATTATAAAAAATGCAAATGGGGTAGCACCTTCTATAGATAGTGTTGCATTATTCAAAGAAGATAAAATTGTTGGGTCTATTTCGTTGATAAACACCCTTTACATAAAATTATTCACAAATAATAAGGCATTTTTAGGTGATATAACTGTAGAGATTGCTGCTGAAGAACTAGAGAAAAGGGGGATGGCCGAACTCAACCTTCCTAAAAGTGATATTTATAAGATTACACTTCATCCAATAAAGTATAAAGGAAACATTGAAATAAAGAACGAAGAATTGGTTCATTTAAATGCAACGATTTCCGTTTCAACATTAGAATTTCAACCATCTATTTCTGTGAAAAATAAAGATTCACTAAACAAAATGGAGCAACTAATTGGTGAAGCCCTAAACAAAGAATTTGGATATATACTTGAGGAATTAAAAAATTTAAATACTGACCCCATTGGCATCGGAAGAAAAATAAGAAGCGTTAGAAAATATTCCCATTTAACTGAGGGAGATTTAAGAGAAAAATATTCAGCACTAAAGATAAAACCAAATATAAAGGTGGAAATTAAGCGAACTGGATCAGTTGATTAACATGTTTTTAGGAACAAAACCGCTAACTCGACTTAACCACGACCCAAGTGTTGATTATTCACTGGGTCTTTTTCTCATTTTGGCGTGACTCCAGCGGGAATGAAACAAGGTGACGGTTCTCGCGTTTCAAAAACTACCATTATCCCTAAAAAAACTAAAATCAGCCCATCCGTTTCTAGGATTCTCAGGAAACACAGGGGCAACTCCACGGTTCAATATAGAATTTCAAAGCAAATACCCTACACTATTTCCCCATCCCCTAAGCCCTAAAAACCAAGCTCAAGGAAACCCCAAAAATCCTTGCAATCTGTCTTAATGACAGACCATCAATCTCTTTGACTTTCCTTAACACTTCATTTCTTTCCAATTTAGGCAAGCTCTTCACCTGCGCAATTTCAACCGTACCAAGCCGCTTCTTGATTTCTAATCTTGCTTGTTCATCAGATAATCTTTTTCCATTCATTGGCTCATCTAAACACTTATCATTATTTTTCCTTTCATTAAATTCCTTAAATCTTACTCTAGCTTTAAATAAATTGCTGGAAAACTTCATTAAAATCAACTGATAGTCCAACATATTACTCGGATAAATAGACTTCCCGTAGTATCCTCTACAACTGCTCCATTTCCATTCCTCCGCGCAATTGACGATTCCTGCATTGACCGGATTCTGATGAATATATCTGACTACCTTTAATAAATAGCTTATTGTTTCAACATTTTCACTTTTGAACCGATCCTGAAAAAGATGACCCGTTGTGATATACCTCCAGTTGTAATACTTGGCATAACTTATTCCGATACGTTTCATTGTATTGGAAATATCCTCACTTCCCTCTTTTATAAGGAGATGAGCATGATTACCCATCAAGCACCAGGAATAAATCACCAGATGACATCTTATTTTATACTTTTTGAGGATATCAAGAAATTGGATCCAATCCATATTATCATGAAAGATTTCTTGTCTATTCGCACCTCTCCAAATAATGTGGTAAATTCCTGTTTTACTTTTTGTTCTTGCTTCACGCGGCATCTTAATCACCATCTTTCAGGCATCCAGCTACGGTTTCTGCTACGACCTTCTCTTTAAGGTGCTCTTCCCGTCGCAAATGGATTGCTTGCCAAATCGATTCATCTGTAATGTCACAACTTCCCTCTAGATCAGATATGGTTCTTGCCAGACGAATAATTTTAATTTGAACACGATTGCTCCATTGTCGTTTGGTTGAAACTTGTCTAATCATGTTCAATTGATGTTCCTTCAATGGACTTGTTGCGGTTAATTTTTCAAAAGGAACCTGTGCATTGCATACTTGCCCTTGATATCGTTCATATTGCCTTTCCCGAGCCTGTTCCACCCTCTTTCTAAATCTCGCGGAACTTGGACAGTTTTTCGACGGTTGATCTAGATTCACTGATTGCAAAAATAGCAAAATATCTATCCGATCATAAATGGGACCGGAGATTCTATTTTTATAGGACTGGACTTGTTTGGGGGTACAGGTACAATAGCGGGAATTTGATCCAAGAAATCCGCAGGGACAGGGATTCATGGCTGCGATGAGAATAAAGGAAGATGGGTAGGTGACTGTTGACTGTGCCCTGCTAATCGTGACTTTCCCTGATTCCAAAGGCTGCCTTAACATGTCTAATGTTTTCTTCGGGAACTCTGCCATCTCATCGAGGAACAAAGTACCTTGATGGGCAAGTGAAATTTCTCCGGGTTTTGGACTAGTTCCGCCGCCTATAATGGAAATGGCCGAGGCAGAATGATGGGGATTTCGAAAAGGAGCTATTTGCGGGATGACGAGTCTCTCCTTCGATAATTGGTACAGACTCATGACTTCTAGCTGTTCCTCTGATGTTAAAGGAGGTAAAATCGATGGAAAGGTTTCAGCAAGAAGACTTTTGCCACAGCCTGGCGGACCACTCATTAAGACATTATGTTTGCCGGCAGCTGCAATTTCCAATGCTTGCTTTGCCTGTTCATGACCGATGATATCGCAAAAATCTCTTGGATATTCAAATGTGCAGGGAGAGGCTACCGTTGAATGCAGGATGGGCACAAGTGGAAGAGACCCTTGTCCCGAAAGATGCTGCAATACGTCATTGATATGTTGAATGACGATACATTCCAGACCTTCGAACATGTCAAACGGGATCAAAGGGTCATAAGGTATATAAACCTTCTTAAAGCCTATGGATTTGGCTGCCATGAGCGCTGGCAGCATCCCTTCCACCTTTTCTACCGTTCCGTCTAGACTAAGAGCGCCAAGAAATACAGAATCTTGCGGGATCGGTTCCTTAAACTCACCTCTCTCCTTCAAAATTCCAATGGCTATGGCCAGGTCGAAAAAAGGACTGTTTTTCTTTTGTTCTGATGGCGATAAATTCACAACCACTTTCTGCTCTGTCATAACACAATCTAATGAATGCAAGGCTGAAAGGACTCTTTCTTTCGATTCCTTTACTGAAGTATCCGGCAAACCAACGATAACCATGGATTCCTTTCCTTCAACAACTTGGACCTGAACCTGAACATGGTAGCCTTCAAGTCCCTTTAAACCAATGCTTGGTATTTTGGCCGTCATGAAAAATTACCTCCTATGTATCTTTTGTGTGCAATTTAATCTTAATGAAAGTGGGATAATGGATGCTTTAAGATGGAAAAACGTGCTTTAGTTTATTTAGTGGAGAAATGGGAGATACGGGTGTTTATGTGGGGCCGTAAATATTTACAAATCTATATATTCAACATTTAGTTCTATATACCTGCAAAGTTTTATTCATTTTTTGTAGATTGTTTGAACTTTTGAAACTCGAAACGCGGGAAAACGCGGAGGCGGTTTTGATATTTCATAGAAATCATACATCAGTTCCTCTTCATAGAGCCTTTCCTCTCAATGAAACGCGAGAACCGCCCCCATGTTGCCTTCTTTTTCTCTCATTCTACCAATCCTGAATAGAAATTGCTGGGATGGTATTTTTCTATAAAAATTCTGCATAGATTTCTTTGTATATGACCTTACTTTTCTATGAAACGTGAGAACCGTCCCCGCGTTTCAATAGTAAGTACATTAAAGATTATTTGAATAATGCGGAGTTCGTCGATTCGATGGATGATTATTTTATCCTCATTGATCTTGATCGAGATGAAATACCTGAATTGATTGGCGGTCACTCCTATAGAATGGATGCTCCAGTGTATTTTGCCATTACGATAAAAAATGGAAAAATAAAGAATTTGGCTCATAAAGGGGATGGCATTCAAGATACGAATTATTCAAAATTAAAAATAGGGACATCGGCTTTTAATGCTAAGTTATATAAAAATAAACAAACGGGTCAGTATATTTACATAGGTAATGATGGTTGGAGTACAGTTGCAGATGTAGGTTCAATAGATTATGAAATAAGTTTAGACAAAGACGGTACGATTTTTTCAAAAGAAATTAGTTATTACTCAGGGCAAAACTCAAATACCGCTAGTGATGATCCAACTGGTGATGTGCCAGATTTCTTTACCTTTAACGGAAAGGAAGTATCAAAGGAAGAATACGAACAACAAAGAAAAGCCTATTTTTCACAATTAGAAGAAGTCAACAGTAAAGTCATTAGTGAAGAAATGGGCCATATGTATGACATGGAGAACGAAAAGGCCATTGAATCAGGGATAAATCAATTTATTAATCGCTATGGAAGTAATTTAGGTGAAGATTTGTATGCTTCGATGGAAACAAAAGAAAAAAAGAAATTAATTGCCTTTATGGAGCAGTTCATTTATAGTGACCCTTTTGATATTACAGATTACGATGATGCGGATTTATTAGATTGGGTGAATGAGAATCATTTTCTTAATATAACGCCTTTTACACTAGATTATACTTCTGCTCCTAATGATGTTCGACAAGTGGAATCAGATAATGGGGAAAAAATAGAATGGTATTATATGGGTTTCCCGAAAAAAGAAGTAGATCAGTATCTATTTGACCTATTTGGAGTGGCTTTAACGAAGCAAAAAGAATACAAAAACGGGCATTCTACCTT
This genomic interval carries:
- a CDS encoding YifB family Mg chelatase-like AAA ATPase, yielding MTAKIPSIGLKGLEGYHVQVQVQVVEGKESMVIVGLPDTSVKESKERVLSALHSLDCVMTEQKVVVNLSPSEQKKNSPFFDLAIAIGILKERGEFKEPIPQDSVFLGALSLDGTVEKVEGMLPALMAAKSIGFKKVYIPYDPLIPFDMFEGLECIVIQHINDVLQHLSGQGSLPLVPILHSTVASPCTFEYPRDFCDIIGHEQAKQALEIAAAGKHNVLMSGPPGCGKSLLAETFPSILPPLTSEEQLEVMSLYQLSKERLVIPQIAPFRNPHHSASAISIIGGGTSPKPGEISLAHQGTLFLDEMAEFPKKTLDMLRQPLESGKVTISRAQSTVTYPSSFILIAAMNPCPCGFLGSNSRYCTCTPKQVQSYKNRISGPIYDRIDILLFLQSVNLDQPSKNCPSSARFRKRVEQARERQYERYQGQVCNAQVPFEKLTATSPLKEHQLNMIRQVSTKRQWSNRVQIKIIRLARTISDLEGSCDITDESIWQAIHLRREEHLKEKVVAETVAGCLKDGD
- a CDS encoding Ger(x)C family spore germination protein, producing MKKIVILLCSLLCTACMAPEKKIEMQGISTIIGFDLLDDNTYKGTISLLQFDRKEEKTSVTLSADGTTSKQIRQKLEEQTSHDITSGQLRTILFNKNMAETGISSFLDTMQRDSSIGSLIFLAITDNAEETINNTNYEEYPEMGSYIYQLLDKHEKKEMLVNSNLHDFITTQYEIGIDPTLPIIKNANGVAPSIDSVALFKEDKIVGSISLINTLYIKLFTNNKAFLGDITVEIAAEELEKRGMAELNLPKSDIYKITLHPIKYKGNIEIKNEELVHLNATISVSTLEFQPSISVKNKDSLNKMEQLIGEALNKEFGYILEELKNLNTDPIGIGRKIRSVRKYSHLTEGDLREKYSALKIKPNIKVEIKRTGSVD
- a CDS encoding transposase, yielding MVIKMPREARTKSKTGIYHIIWRGANRQEIFHDNMDWIQFLDILKKYKIRCHLVIYSWCLMGNHAHLLIKEGSEDISNTMKRIGISYAKYYNWRYITTGHLFQDRFKSENVETISYLLKVVRYIHQNPVNAGIVNCAEEWKWSSCRGYYGKSIYPSNMLDYQLILMKFSSNLFKARVRFKEFNERKNNDKCLDEPMNGKRLSDEQARLEIKKRLGTVEIAQVKSLPKLERNEVLRKVKEIDGLSLRQIARIFGVSLSLVFRA